From the Neobacillus sp. PS3-34 genome, the window CACATGGCTGAATTTCAATGGCAATGTTCCTTTCACTTCATTCATCAGCGTTAAATCCCAGCGAATGGGGTTAGCTTTATGATTGTTTCTTTCACGCTGAAAACCATCTATTCGTACCAAATAACGCCCATCCTCTAGTTCATAAAATTTTTCTGCCAGGTCGTCAAACATGGTCATCATTGAACCCTCCCTCTCTAAATTTTTATTAAATCGAGAGGTATTTTAGAATGAAGAACAAACAAAAGGAGACCTCTTCGCTGGATGGCCTCCACTTACCTTAACTTCAATTCTTCCAATATTTATATAATGCCTGTGTTCCGCTATTTTCTTCTCCTTTTTCAGCCAATGTCTCATACATCGATTTAGCAAGTGCCAATCCTGGAACTTCCATATCCATTCTTTCTGCTTCATCAAGAGCTATTTTCATATCTTTAATAAAATGTTTTATATAAAATCCCGGCTCGAAATTCTGGTCGAGCATTCTTGGTGCCAAATTGCTCAATGACCAGCTCCCTGCTGCTCCAGTTGAAATGCTTTTTAGAACATTTTCGGGATCAAGGCCAGCTTTTTCAGCATAAATCATCGCCTCGCAAACACCAATCATTCCGGAGGCAATTGCAATTTGGTTACACATTTTTGTATGCTGTCCGGATCCAGCGGACCCTTGATATACAATGTTAGTACCCAATTTTTCCAGGAGCGGCATTACCTGCTGATACGCTTTTTCATCTCCGCCTGCCATAATGGCCAGCCTCGCTTCTCTCGCCCCAATATCCCCGCCTGAAAC encodes:
- a CDS encoding NAD(P)-dependent oxidoreductase, whose protein sequence is MLSPENTVIAFIGTGVMGKSMAGHLLDAGFPLIVYNRTKERAQELLDRGAKWADSPKKAAQNANVIFTIVGYPHDVEEVYLGENGLIPNGTENTYLIDMTTSTPSLAKKIYEEAKMKRIHAIDAPVSGGDIGAREARLAIMAGGDEKAYQQVMPLLEKLGTNIVYQGSAGSGQHTKMCNQIAIASGMIGVCEAMIYAEKAGLDPENVLKSISTGAAGSWSLSNLAPRMLDQNFEPGFYIKHFIKDMKIALDEAERMDMEVPGLALAKSMYETLAEKGEENSGTQALYKYWKN